From one Anopheles cruzii chromosome 3, idAnoCruzAS_RS32_06, whole genome shotgun sequence genomic stretch:
- the LOC128271512 gene encoding ras-related protein Rab6 — protein sequence MRSLVQLLCDREIDYSDRHSEPVVVPKAPNESRAEPHIRPAMNTTSPSPKSSLAKLGLHSKTKPFRVMVLGQSGVGKTAMVVRFITKRFIGEYDPNLEKVYTFNTLIDNELVLFEILDAAGQPNEADCLTLEANIRWAEAFILMYSVADKCSFDECNRLKFLINYNKRRRRLGSYNKDPLLDVPVILVGNKIDQTGDRMVSTEDGQRRAKEISCACFHEVSVRESIEQVNGVFRDACRFWRVLSRFPKLKRSTSDVHDLHSEVELILSPDSVHPFCNCDLSHEKRQSIIILGRPWTEEEPDETDESESSCCSSQKSDIEEPFRGRASTDGTLLSRPRRWRFAPPGSLGPHVGRVERRMSISMRGSNASY from the exons ATGAGATCATTAGTGCAGCTGCTCTGCGATCGCGAGATAGACTACAGTGACCGCCATTCGGAGCCGGTCGTCGTGCCGAAGGCGCCGAACGAGTCGCGAGCAGAGCCACATATCCGTCCAGCGATGAACACCACCTCGCCCTCGCCCAAGTCGTCCCTGGCCAAGCTGGGCCTCCactcgaaaacgaaaccattccGCGTGATGGTGCTCGGCCAGAGTGGCGTGGGAAAAACAG CGATGGTGGTCCGGTTTATAACGAAGCGCTTCATCGGCGAGTACGACCCGAACCTGGAAAAGGTCTACACCTTCAACACGCTGATCGACAATGAGCTGGTGCTGTTCGAAATATTGGACGCCGCCGGTCAGCCGAAT GAAGCCGACTGTCTCACGCTCGAGGCGAATATCCGCTGGGCCGAGGCGTTCATCTTGATGTACTCGGTAGCGGACAAGTGCAGCTTCGACGAGTGCAACCGTCTAAAGTTCCTCATTAACTACAACAAACGGCGCCGTAGGCTTGGCTCCTACAACAAG GACCCCTTGCTGGACGTGCCGGTGATTTTGGTTGGCAACAAGATCGACCAAACGGGCGACCGGATGGTCAGCACGGAGGACGGGCAGCGGCGGGCGAAGGAAATATCCTGCGCCTGCTTCCACGAGGTGTCGGTGCGCGAGAGCATCGAGCAGGTGAACGGTGTCTTCCGGGATGCGTGCCGCTTCTGGCGCGTCCTGTCGCGCTTTCCAAAGCTCAAGCGGTCCACCAGCGACGTCCACGATCTGCACTCGGAGGTCGAGCTGATCCTGAGCCCGGACAGTGTGCATCCGTTCTGCAACTGCGATCTGAGCCACGAGAAGCGGCAATCCATCATCATACTCG GTCGACCGTGGACGGAAGAGGAACCGGACGAGACGGACGAGTCGGAGTCGAGTTGCTGCTCGTCGCAAAAGTCCGACATCGAAGAGCCGTTCCGGGGGCGGGCGTCCACCGACGGGACGCTCTTGTCACGACCGCGGCGCTGGCGGTTCGCACCTCCCGGGTCCCTCGGGCCGCACGTAGGCCGTGTCGAGCGCCGCATGAGCATATCGATGCGGGGCAGCAACGCAAGCTACTAA
- the LOC128271187 gene encoding protein bowel-like — MTLESRLLHLLFTSANNTLGSPYIHSKEKPFKCTECGKGFCQSRTLAVHKILHMEESPHKCPVCNRSFNQRSNLKTHLLTHTDHKPYECNACGKVFRRNCDLRRHALTHTVGDVPADGLGVDDDGNQLSDGDEDETVLEVDSPVHSPAGRNRSPSPPMDMPVSAELDDDDRREDERRGGGPAVGEDDDDEEDDLISVAGHEPDPTPVVQCHHERPMGSKSPYTMRPQYDHGSRSSISAHLAGPMHGEPDHGHPAPDVFVPMLHVRRDLHHKLGLIGRASATITSGGGLMDHPAVGGGFLGHIPLRKRAMGPDGEPHPIMAARGLLATQPLHLQHPGGRGHPKSHGHHPEGPPDSPLREAIPVMSPGSLPSSSPILLSPHLPTGLALPPPPPPPPAPSAPAPSSATGPDRSMAVPMNLASLPVVTSNGSSSTPPAHHPPAVPSTSKVATTTLGSPASTSGSSLSSVVPVAVPGQPVPPPVVAPRKTGFSIEDIMRR, encoded by the exons ATGACTCTCGAGAGTCGGTTGCTTCACCTCCTATTCACCTCCGCTAACAACACTCTAGGGTCTCC ATACATTCACTCGAAGGAAAAGCCGTTCAAATGCACCGAGTGCGGCAAGGGGTTCTGCCAGTCGCGCACGCTGGCCGTCCACAAGATCCTGCACATGGAGGAGTCGCCGCACAAGTGCCCGGTGTGTAACCGAAGCTTCAACCAGCGCTCGAACCTGAAGACGCACCTACTGACGCACACGGACCACAAGCCGTACGAGTGCAACGCGTGCGGCAAGGTCTTCCGGCGGAACTGCGACCTGCGGCGCCACGCCCTTACGCACACCGTCGGCGACGTGCCGGccgacggactcggcgtcgacgacgacgggaaccAGCTGAGTGACGGTGACGAGGACGAGACGGTGCTGGAGGTGGACTCGCCGGTTCACTCGCCAGCCGGCCGCAATCGGTCACCGTCGCCCCCGATGGACATGCCAGTGTCGGCCGAGttggacgatgacgatcggcGAGAGGACGAACGCCGAGGTGGTGGGCCCGCGGTCGgcgaggatgacgacgacgaggaggacgatttGATCAGTGTTGCGGGCCACGAGCCCGACCCGACGCCCGTCGTCCAGTGCCATCACGAGCGGCCGATGGGCTCCAAGAGTCCTTACACGATGCGGCCTCAGTACGACCACGGCAGCCGCTCATCGATCTCGGCCCACCTCGCTGGCCCCATGCACGGCGAACCCGATCACGGACATCCGGCGCCGGACGTGTTCGTTCCGATGCTGCACGTCCGACGCGATCTCCACCACAAGCTGGGCCTGATTGGACGCGCCTCGGCCACGAtcaccagcggcggcggtctgATGGATCACCCGGCGGTGGGCGGGGGGTTCTTGGGACACATCCCGCTCCGCAAGCGCGCCATGGGTCCCGACGGTGAACCCCACCCGATAATGGCCGCCCGTGGGCTGCTGGCGACGCAGCCGCTCCATCTGCAGcaccccggtggccgtggccatccGAAGAGCCACGGGCACCACCCGGAGGGTCCACCGGACTCGCCGCTCCGTGAAGCCATCCCGGTGATGTCACCCGGTTCGTTGCCGTCCTCATCGCCCATCCTGCTGTCACCGCACCTCCCGACGGGACTGGCGCTTCcccctccgccaccaccaccaccggcaccgtcagcACCGGCGCCGTCTTCAGCAACCGGTCCGGACCGGTCGATGGCCGTCCCGATGAATCTGGCCAGTTTGCCGGTCGTCACATCGAACGGAAGCAGCTCCACACCGCCCGCTCACCATCCTCCCGCGGTCCCTTCCACCTcgaaagtggccaccaccaccctcggGAGTCCAGCGTCCACCTCCGGGAGCTCCCTGTCTTCGGTTGTCCCGGTGGCCGTACCGGGGcaaccggtgccaccgccagTTGTGGCACCACGGAAAACCGGTTTCAGCATAGAGGACATCATGCGACGctag
- the LOC128271186 gene encoding armadillo repeat-containing protein gudu → MCVLQHPPPLKPHESIESDSSDQVSSSDEEERWKDSKLSNDVPSEYWHIQKLVKYMKAGNQTATIVALCCLKDHDLTTQMNQRAIQDCGGLEVLVNLLESNDMKCRLGALSVLSEISFNLDIRRAIVDLGGIPLLVQILSEPGRDLKIMAAETIGNVAKVRLARKLVRKCNGIPRLVDLLDINMNCLRSQRDQLSEEEREMLDMARAGARALWSLSESRHNKEQMCKSGIVPLMGRLLKSVHIDVVVPTMGTIQQCASQANYQLAITTEGMIFDIVSHLTSDNLDLKRQCSSAIFKCASDKTASDMVRESGGLEPLVGIARDKTVRDNKQLLAAATGAIWKCAASEANVKKLDQLKTVQVLVQLLNDENEEVLTNVVGAISECVKYQNNREILRTCGGIPLLVNLLNMTHAPLLENIARTLKECASDPESMTLMEDLDAVRLIWSLLKNSNAKVQAHAAWALCPCIENAKNSGELVRSFVGALELVVGLLKSRDNFVLSAVCAAIATIAKDRENLSVLSDHKVIRMLADLVYTTDDLLREHLAAAIASCAPYSMNTQELGRLKTVTPIVGYMVSNNPRVHRTTAMALQKLSEDSQNCITMHQGGVVPFLLETVGSKDRELQEASAGCLQNIRKLALRAEELELYGE, encoded by the exons ATGTGTGTCCTGCAGCATCCA CCACCGCTGAAGCCTCACGAGAGCATCGAGTCCGACTCTTCGGACCAGGTGTCCTCGTCGGACGAGGAGGAACGCTGGAAGGATTCGAAGCTTTCGAACGACGTACCGTCCGAGTACTGGCACATCCAAAAGCTGGTGAAGTACATGAAGGCCGGCAACCAGACGGCCACCATCGTGGCGCTCTGCTGCCTGAAGGACCACGATCTGACCACGCAGATGAACCAGCGTGCCATCCAGGACTGCGGCGGGCTAGAGGTGCTCGTCAATCTGCTCGAAAGCAATGACATGAAGTGCCGACTGGGGGCACTGTCTGTACTGTCGGAGATTTCGTTCAACCTGGACATTCGGCGTGCCATCGTCGACCTGGGAGGTAttccgctgctggtgcagATACTGTCGGAACCGGGACGTGACCTGAAGATCATGGCGGCGGAAACGATCGGCAACGTGGCGAAGGTGCGCCTCGCTCGGAAGCTCGTGCGCAAGTGCAACGGCATCCCGCGGCTCGTCGACCTGCTGGACATCAACATGAA ctgccTCCGATCGCAACGGGACCAGCTGTCGGAGGAGGAACGCGAGATGCTCGATATGGCGCGGGCGGGCGCCCGAGCCCTCTGGTCACTGTCCGAGTCCCGCCACAACAAGGAGCAGATGTGCAAGAGCGGCATCGTGCCGCTGATGGGCCGGTTGCTGAAGAGCGTGCACATCGATGTGGTCGTTCCGACTATGGGTACCATTCAGCAGTGCGCCTCGCAGGCCAACTACCAGCTTGCCATCACGACCGAGGGCATGATCTTCGACATCGTGTCCCATCTGACGTCCGACAACCTCGACCTGAAGCGCCAGTGCAGCTCAGCCATCTTCAAGTGCGCCAGCGACAAG ACGGCCAGCGATATGGTGCGCGAATCGGGCGGCCTCGAACCGTTGGTAGGTATCGCGCGGGACAAGACGGTGCGGGACAACAagcagctgctggcggccgcGACCGGCGCCATCTGGAAGTGTGCGGCCAGCGAGGCGAACGTGAAGAAGCTCGATCAGCTGAAAACGGTCCAGGTGCTGGTGCAGCTGCTGAACGACGAAAACGAGGAGGTCCTGACGAACGTCGTCGGGGCGATCTCGGAGTGCGTCAAGTACCAGAACAACCGGGAGATACTGCGCACGTGCGGCGGGATCCCGCTGCTGGTGAACCTGCTCAACATGACCCACGCCCCGCTGCTGGAGAACATCGCCCGCACGCTCAAGGAGTGCGCCTCGGACCCGGAAAGCATGACGCTGATGGAAGACCTGGATGCGGTGCGGCTCATTTGGTCGCTGCTGAAGAACTCCAACGCCAAGGTGCAGGCCCACGCCGCATGGGCCCTGTGTCCGTGCATCGAGAACGCTAAG AACTCCGGAGAACTGGTCCGAAGCTTCGTAGGAGCGCTGGAGCTCGTCGTGGGGTTGCTGAAGTCACGGGACAACTTCGTCCTGTCCGCGGTCTGTGCTGCCATCGCGACGATAGCGAAGGATCGGGAGAACCTGTCGGTGCTGTCCGACCACAAGGTCATCCGGATGCTGGCCGATCTTGTGTACACAACGGACGACTTGCTGCGGGAGCACCTGGCGGCGGCTATCGCTAGCTGTGCGCCGTACTCAATGAACACGCAGGAACTGGGACGCCTGAAAACGGTCACCCCGATCGTCGGGTACATGGTCAGCAACAACCCGCGCGTACACCGCACCACGGCCATGGCTCTACAGAAGCTGTCCGAAGACTCCCAGAACTGCATCACGATGCATCAG GGCGGCGTCGTACCGTTCCTCCTCGAAACGGTTGGCTCGAAGGACCGCGAGCTTCAGGAAGCGTCCGCCGGGTGCTTGCAGAACATCCGAAAGCTCGCTCTCCGGGCCGAGGAGCTTGAGCTTTACGGCGAATAA